From Rhodobium gokarnense, a single genomic window includes:
- the bufB gene encoding MNIO family bufferin maturase — protein MTLAFDAGPAVRGRQSDPIPASAGVGLKPQHGREIFETPHDIGFFEFHAENYMCAGGPPHRLLSAVRERFALSMHGVGLSIGGEGPLDREHLQRLADLNDRYRPELFSEHLAWSSHGGTFFNDLLPLPYNAATLQRVAAHIDEVQAFLNRRMLLENPSSYVTFSQSTWAETDFLAELVRRTGCGLLLDVNNVHVSAANQGFDALSYLEAFPLDAVGEIHLAGHATETEADGSRVLIDAHDRAVADPVWALYGAVLDRTGPVPTLIEWDNDVPAFPVLAAEAARAAAVLEAHGGGVVTAQRAAGV, from the coding sequence ATGACCCTGGCATTTGACGCCGGCCCTGCGGTGCGGGGCAGACAGAGCGACCCGATCCCGGCCTCGGCCGGGGTCGGGCTGAAGCCGCAGCACGGCCGCGAGATCTTCGAGACGCCGCACGACATTGGCTTCTTCGAGTTCCACGCCGAGAACTACATGTGTGCCGGAGGGCCGCCGCACCGGCTGCTTTCCGCCGTGCGGGAGCGGTTTGCCCTCTCCATGCACGGGGTCGGGCTGTCGATCGGGGGCGAGGGACCGCTCGACCGGGAGCACCTTCAACGGCTCGCCGATCTCAATGACCGCTACCGGCCGGAACTGTTTTCCGAGCATCTCGCCTGGTCGAGCCATGGCGGCACGTTCTTCAACGACCTGTTGCCGCTTCCATATAACGCAGCGACGCTTCAACGGGTCGCAGCCCATATCGACGAGGTCCAGGCGTTCCTCAACCGACGGATGTTGCTGGAAAATCCGTCGAGCTACGTGACGTTTTCGCAAAGTACCTGGGCGGAGACCGACTTCCTCGCCGAACTTGTCCGGCGCACGGGCTGCGGGCTGCTGCTCGACGTCAACAACGTCCATGTCTCCGCCGCCAACCAGGGTTTTGACGCGCTTTCCTATCTGGAGGCGTTTCCGCTCGATGCCGTCGGCGAGATCCACTTGGCCGGCCACGCCACGGAGACGGAGGCAGACGGCAGCCGCGTCCTCATCGACGCCCATGACCGAGCCGTCGCCGATCCCGTCTGGGCGCTCTACGGGGCGGTGCTCGACCGCACCGGCCCGGTGCCGACGCTGATCGAATGGGACAACGACGTGCCGGCGTTTCCGGTGCTCGCCGCCGAGGCGGCGCGGGCGGCGGCAGTGCTCGAGGCCCATGGCGGCGGGGTCGTGACCGCGCAACGCGCTGCCGGGGTCTGA
- the gltB gene encoding glutamate synthase large subunit: MSGATTVHGTNTPKVADSNAKTAATAADTRRAAMQAGLYDPAKEHDACGVGFVADLHGRKSHDIVANGLKIVVNLTHRGAVGADPLVGDGAGILTQIPHALMKEECAKAGFEIPEPGHYGIGFFYTSQDPEAWDACRKIIEEVIEEEGQILLGWRDVPVDNSCLSKAPEIQATEPIHRQLFVGRSPDIADDDAFERKLYVLRKSSSNRMIEVLGQDYDRAYPVSFSCRTIVYKGMFLAYQLGEYYLDLTDERYVSALALVHQRFSTNTFPSWRLAHPYRMVAHNGEINTLRGNVNWMAARQASVESELFGSDIEKLWPISYEGQSDTACFDNALEFLIQGGYSMAHAAMMLIPEAWAGNPLMNAERRAFYEYHAALMEPWDGPAAVAFTDGRQIGATLDRNGLRPARYYVTEDGLVVMASEMGVLPVPEEKIIEKWRLQPGKMLLIDLEEGRIISDEEIKRTLATRHPYKEWLGRTQIVLEDLAPVGAEPHQTNVPLLDRQQAFGYTQEDITLLMAPMATTGQEPIGSMGTDTPISALSNRSKLLYTYFKQNFAQVTNPPIDPIREELVMSLVSFIGPRPNLFDRKGLSKRKRLEVRQPILTCDDLEKIRVIGEIADNQFRTQTLDITYAAAGGAEGMRPALDELCRQAEHAVNEGFNIIILSDRLVGPDRIAIPALLATAGVHHHLIRKGLRTSVGLVVETGEAREVHHFAVLAGYGAEAINPYLAFETLIDQRGSLPEEVEPDEIVARYIKAVDKGILKVMSKMGISTYQSYCGAQIFDAVGLSSEFVNEFFFGTASRIEGVGLKEVAEESVARHADAFGNAPVYRNALDIGGEYAQRMRGEAHAWEAPVVGALQHAVRGNAEEKYKEFAKSINDQSKRLLTIRGMFRIRDAEEAGREAVPIDEVELAVDIVKRFATGAMSYGSISREAHTTLAIAMNRIGGKSNTGEGGEEPDRFVPLPNGDSMRSAIKQVASGRFGVTTEYLVNADMIQIKIVQGAKPGEGGQLPGHKVDAVIAKVRHSTPGVGLISPPPHHDIYSIEDLAQLIYDLKNTNPDADISVKLGSEVGVGTVAAGVSKARADHVTIAGYEGGTGASPLTSIKHAGSPWEIGLAETHQTLVLNGLRGRISVQVDGGFRTGRDVVVGALLGADEFGFATAPLIAAGCIMMRKCHLNTCPVGIATQDPILRKRFVGKPEHVVNYFFFVAEEVRQLMAEMGFRRFDEMIGQMQMLDRAAAIDHWKAKGLDFSRLFHKPQVPETIHIFKSEEQDHQIDDVLDRKLIAAAEPALAEGKPVQIDMPIASVDRTTGAMLSGAVAKRYGHNGLPDDTIHVKLKGTAGQSFGAWGAHGVTLELEGEANDYVGKGLSGGRLIVYPPAEARQITPESSIIVGNTVLYGAVEGECYFRGIAGERFAVRNSGAIAVVEGAGDHCCEYMTGGVVVVIGQTGRNFAAGMSGGIAYVLDEDGSFQSRCNMAMVALEPVLAEEEMLSSHLHQRHDLQSHGRVDIMSDMTRYDAERLQQLVENHVRYTNSARGREILANWKDYLPKFRKVMPVEYRRALAELAIQQAAAKECPVPGE, encoded by the coding sequence ATGTCAGGCGCGACGACGGTGCACGGAACGAACACGCCGAAAGTGGCGGATTCGAACGCCAAAACCGCCGCCACCGCTGCGGACACCCGCCGCGCGGCGATGCAAGCCGGTCTCTATGATCCGGCCAAGGAGCACGATGCCTGCGGCGTCGGCTTCGTTGCCGATCTGCATGGCCGCAAGAGCCACGACATCGTCGCCAATGGCCTGAAGATCGTCGTCAACCTGACCCACCGCGGTGCGGTCGGCGCCGACCCGCTGGTCGGCGACGGCGCCGGCATCCTGACCCAGATTCCGCACGCCTTAATGAAGGAGGAGTGCGCCAAGGCCGGCTTCGAGATCCCGGAGCCCGGCCATTACGGCATCGGCTTCTTCTATACCTCCCAGGACCCGGAAGCCTGGGACGCCTGCCGCAAGATCATCGAGGAGGTGATCGAAGAGGAAGGCCAGATCCTGCTCGGCTGGCGCGACGTGCCCGTCGACAATTCGTGCCTGTCGAAGGCCCCGGAGATCCAGGCAACCGAGCCGATTCATCGCCAGCTCTTCGTCGGCCGCAGCCCGGACATCGCCGACGACGACGCCTTCGAGCGCAAGCTCTATGTGCTGCGCAAGTCGTCCTCGAACCGCATGATCGAGGTCCTCGGCCAGGACTACGACCGCGCCTATCCGGTCTCGTTCTCCTGCCGCACCATCGTCTACAAGGGCATGTTCCTCGCCTACCAGCTCGGCGAGTACTACCTGGACCTCACCGACGAGCGCTACGTCTCGGCGCTCGCCCTGGTGCACCAGCGCTTTTCCACCAACACCTTCCCGTCCTGGCGGCTGGCCCATCCCTATCGCATGGTCGCCCACAACGGCGAGATCAACACGCTGCGCGGCAACGTCAACTGGATGGCCGCGCGCCAGGCGAGCGTCGAATCGGAGCTGTTCGGCTCCGATATCGAGAAGCTCTGGCCGATCTCCTATGAGGGCCAGTCCGACACCGCCTGCTTCGACAACGCGCTCGAATTCCTCATCCAGGGCGGCTACTCCATGGCCCATGCGGCGATGATGCTGATCCCGGAAGCCTGGGCCGGCAACCCGCTGATGAACGCCGAGCGCCGCGCCTTCTACGAGTACCACGCCGCGCTGATGGAGCCGTGGGACGGCCCCGCCGCCGTCGCCTTCACGGACGGCCGCCAGATCGGCGCCACGCTGGACCGCAACGGCCTCAGGCCCGCCCGCTACTACGTCACCGAGGACGGCCTCGTGGTCATGGCCTCCGAGATGGGCGTGCTGCCCGTGCCGGAGGAGAAGATCATCGAGAAGTGGCGCCTGCAGCCGGGCAAGATGCTGCTCATCGACCTGGAGGAAGGCCGCATCATCTCCGACGAGGAGATCAAGCGGACGCTGGCCACCCGCCACCCCTACAAGGAGTGGCTCGGCCGCACCCAGATCGTGCTGGAGGACCTTGCCCCGGTCGGTGCCGAGCCGCACCAGACCAACGTGCCGCTGCTCGACCGCCAGCAGGCCTTCGGCTACACCCAGGAGGACATCACCCTTCTGATGGCGCCGATGGCGACCACCGGCCAGGAACCGATCGGCTCCATGGGCACCGACACGCCGATTTCCGCGCTGTCGAACCGCTCAAAGCTGCTCTACACCTATTTCAAGCAGAACTTCGCCCAGGTCACCAACCCGCCGATCGACCCGATCCGCGAGGAGCTGGTGATGAGCCTCGTCTCCTTCATCGGGCCGCGGCCGAACCTCTTCGACCGCAAGGGCCTGTCGAAGCGCAAGCGGCTTGAGGTGCGCCAGCCGATCCTGACCTGCGACGACCTGGAGAAGATCCGCGTCATCGGCGAGATCGCCGACAACCAGTTCCGCACCCAGACGCTGGACATCACCTATGCCGCTGCGGGCGGCGCCGAGGGCATGCGCCCGGCGCTCGACGAACTCTGCCGCCAGGCCGAGCACGCCGTCAACGAAGGCTTCAACATCATCATCCTGTCCGACCGCCTGGTCGGCCCGGACCGCATCGCCATCCCGGCCCTCTTGGCCACCGCCGGCGTCCACCACCACCTGATCCGCAAGGGCCTCAGGACCTCCGTCGGCCTCGTGGTGGAGACGGGCGAGGCCCGCGAAGTGCACCATTTCGCCGTCCTTGCCGGCTACGGCGCGGAGGCGATCAACCCCTACCTCGCCTTCGAGACCCTGATCGACCAGCGCGGCAGCCTGCCGGAAGAGGTCGAACCGGACGAGATCGTCGCCCGCTACATCAAGGCGGTCGACAAGGGCATCCTCAAGGTCATGTCCAAGATGGGCATCTCGACCTACCAGTCCTATTGCGGCGCCCAGATCTTCGACGCCGTCGGCCTGTCGTCGGAATTCGTCAACGAGTTCTTCTTCGGCACGGCGAGCCGCATCGAGGGCGTTGGCCTCAAGGAGGTCGCTGAGGAATCGGTGGCCCGCCATGCCGACGCCTTCGGCAACGCGCCCGTCTACCGCAACGCTCTCGACATCGGCGGCGAATACGCCCAGCGCATGCGCGGCGAGGCCCATGCCTGGGAGGCTCCGGTCGTCGGCGCCCTGCAGCACGCCGTGCGCGGCAATGCCGAAGAGAAGTACAAGGAATTCGCCAAGTCGATCAACGACCAGTCGAAGCGGCTCCTCACCATCCGCGGCATGTTCCGCATCCGGGATGCCGAGGAGGCCGGACGTGAGGCGGTGCCGATCGACGAGGTCGAGCTGGCCGTCGACATCGTCAAGCGCTTCGCCACCGGCGCCATGTCCTACGGCTCGATCAGCCGCGAGGCGCATACCACGCTGGCGATTGCCATGAACCGGATCGGCGGCAAGTCGAACACCGGCGAGGGCGGCGAGGAGCCGGACCGCTTCGTGCCGCTGCCGAACGGCGATTCCATGCGCTCCGCCATCAAGCAGGTCGCCTCCGGCCGCTTCGGCGTGACGACGGAATATCTCGTCAACGCCGACATGATCCAGATCAAGATCGTCCAGGGCGCCAAGCCCGGCGAGGGCGGCCAGCTTCCGGGCCACAAGGTCGACGCGGTGATCGCCAAGGTGCGCCACTCGACCCCGGGTGTCGGCCTGATTTCGCCGCCGCCGCACCACGACATCTATTCGATCGAGGACCTGGCGCAGCTCATCTACGACCTGAAGAACACCAACCCGGACGCCGACATCTCGGTCAAGCTCGGCTCCGAAGTCGGCGTCGGCACCGTCGCCGCCGGCGTCTCCAAGGCGCGCGCCGACCACGTCACCATCGCCGGCTATGAGGGCGGCACCGGCGCATCGCCGCTGACCTCCATCAAGCACGCCGGCAGCCCGTGGGAGATCGGCCTTGCCGAGACCCACCAGACGCTGGTGCTGAATGGCCTTCGCGGCCGCATCTCGGTGCAGGTGGACGGCGGGTTCAGGACCGGCCGCGACGTCGTCGTCGGCGCGTTGCTCGGTGCCGACGAGTTCGGCTTCGCCACCGCGCCGCTGATCGCCGCCGGCTGCATCATGATGCGCAAGTGCCACCTCAACACCTGCCCGGTCGGCATCGCCACCCAGGACCCGATCCTGAGGAAGCGCTTCGTCGGCAAGCCGGAGCACGTGGTCAACTACTTCTTCTTCGTCGCCGAGGAAGTGCGCCAGTTGATGGCCGAGATGGGCTTCCGCCGCTTCGACGAGATGATCGGCCAGATGCAGATGCTCGACCGCGCCGCTGCGATCGACCACTGGAAGGCCAAGGGCCTCGACTTCTCGCGCCTGTTCCACAAGCCACAGGTGCCGGAGACCATCCACATCTTCAAGTCCGAGGAGCAGGACCACCAGATCGACGACGTGCTCGACCGCAAGCTGATCGCGGCGGCCGAACCGGCCCTTGCCGAGGGCAAGCCGGTGCAGATCGACATGCCGATCGCCAGCGTCGACCGCACCACCGGCGCGATGCTGTCGGGCGCGGTCGCCAAACGCTACGGCCACAACGGCCTGCCGGACGACACCATCCACGTCAAGCTGAAGGGCACCGCCGGCCAGAGCTTCGGCGCCTGGGGCGCCCATGGCGTCACCCTGGAGCTGGAAGGCGAGGCCAACGACTATGTCGGCAAGGGCCTCTCCGGCGGACGGCTGATCGTCTATCCGCCGGCCGAGGCACGCCAGATCACGCCGGAGAGCTCGATCATCGTCGGCAACACCGTGCTATATGGTGCCGTCGAGGGCGAATGCTACTTCCGCGGCATCGCCGGCGAGCGCTTCGCGGTCCGCAACTCCGGCGCCATCGCCGTCGTCGAGGGCGCCGGCGACCACTGCTGCGAGTACATGACCGGCGGTGTGGTCGTCGTCATCGGCCAGACCGGGCGCAACTTCGCGGCCGGCATGTCCGGCGGC
- a CDS encoding DoxX family protein, producing MLARLVALQERAFAALERALGPSVLPLIARLVFASALLLYYLNSAYTKVGSGFPEMFVPQVGAYAQIVPKVAEGAGYDVSQIAFFPYGLIVWAGTYAEFFLPVLIVLGLFTRLASLGMIGFIVVQSIVDVTAHGLDAATIGLPFDRFPDGMIADQRLFWVFVLVVLVLRGGGRLSLDGLLARRERSTAQPW from the coding sequence ATGCTCGCCCGCCTTGTTGCCCTTCAGGAACGGGCCTTCGCCGCGCTTGAGCGCGCCCTCGGCCCCTCGGTCCTGCCGCTCATCGCCCGGCTCGTCTTTGCCTCCGCGCTGCTCCTCTATTACCTCAACTCCGCCTACACCAAGGTCGGCTCGGGCTTTCCGGAGATGTTCGTGCCCCAGGTCGGCGCCTATGCGCAGATCGTCCCGAAGGTCGCCGAAGGCGCCGGCTACGACGTCTCGCAGATCGCCTTCTTTCCCTATGGCCTTATCGTCTGGGCCGGGACCTATGCGGAATTCTTCCTGCCGGTGCTGATCGTTCTCGGCCTCTTCACCCGCCTTGCCAGCCTCGGCATGATCGGCTTCATCGTCGTCCAGAGCATCGTCGACGTCACCGCGCACGGGCTCGATGCCGCGACCATCGGCCTGCCCTTCGACCGCTTCCCGGACGGCATGATCGCCGACCAGCGGCTGTTCTGGGTGTTCGTCCTCGTCGTCCTCGTCCTCCGCGGCGGTGGACGGCTGTCGCTGGACGGCTTGCTGGCACGGCGCGAACGGTCCACCGCCCAGCCCTGGTAG
- a CDS encoding HvfC/BufC N-terminal domain-containing protein, translated as MEQEFAAALLDPDRSAPAGLGARPTRLSIHRNNVVSGLVDHLAAILPAASRIVGEDFFRAAAGVFVRAAPPSSPLMFAYGAGFPMFLEGFPPAKGVAYLADVARLEWAVYDALHAADAAPLDPNALADVPPEGLDSVRFRFHPATRVIVSGYPVVSLFRANRGADPDGPLKLSAEGEGALVTRPEVEVAVHAVSPATAAFFAALQDGAPLGPAAAAGLQADPAFDLAASLSLLLTTGAATALDYFKE; from the coding sequence ATGGAGCAGGAATTCGCCGCCGCATTGCTTGACCCGGACCGCTCGGCGCCAGCCGGCCTCGGGGCGCGGCCGACGCGCCTTTCCATCCATCGCAACAATGTGGTCTCCGGTCTCGTCGACCATCTGGCGGCAATCCTTCCGGCCGCCTCGCGTATCGTCGGCGAGGACTTCTTCCGCGCCGCCGCCGGCGTCTTCGTGCGGGCCGCGCCGCCGTCCTCGCCGTTGATGTTCGCCTATGGCGCGGGCTTTCCGATGTTCCTGGAAGGCTTTCCCCCAGCCAAAGGCGTTGCCTATCTCGCCGATGTGGCGCGGTTGGAATGGGCCGTCTATGACGCGCTCCATGCGGCCGACGCGGCACCGCTCGATCCGAACGCGCTCGCCGATGTGCCGCCGGAGGGGCTCGACAGCGTGCGCTTCCGCTTCCATCCGGCTACGCGCGTCATCGTTTCTGGCTATCCGGTGGTCAGCCTCTTTCGCGCCAATCGTGGGGCCGATCCGGACGGCCCTTTGAAACTTTCAGCCGAGGGGGAGGGGGCGCTGGTGACGCGGCCGGAGGTGGAGGTCGCGGTGCATGCTGTCTCGCCGGCAACGGCAGCGTTTTTCGCCGCGCTTCAGGACGGCGCACCGCTCGGGCCGGCCGCTGCCGCCGGCCTTCAGGCCGATCCCGCCTTCGACCTTGCCGCAAGCCTTTCCCTTCTTCTCACCACCGGCGCTGCAACGGCGCTCGATTATTTCAAGGAGTGA
- a CDS encoding patatin-like phospholipase family protein, with protein sequence MPSRLSGPVLCLLAAAALLAGCASLPERTAVPENAVGIASVSGYAADDKIRYWADDRLSVSERAEWRKLYVAAAQKRNRAIANYLVLSGGGGDGAFGAGFLTGWTEAGTRPEFDIVTGISIGALVAPYAFIGSSEDPELQGMFAGFDGYDFYAKENIQKVIVGEVQSDDNPLRRDVEKRVTDELLDAVAAEYARGRLLFVGTTNLDAQRTVMWNLGAIAASNRPDRRELFVDVLLAAASIPVVLPAVPITVKAGNASYVELHVDAGTQTEAFFAPPQVSMRDVDRALGRERRHNLYIIRNDKLAPEYSAIENEPFDIARRSLSTLLKAHAVADLYRIYTIAQRDGVAYRMASIPAGTKTGTLGEFDPKRLKKLFVLGRDLARKGYAWKRKPPGLRTH encoded by the coding sequence TTGCCGAGCCGCCTTTCCGGACCCGTTCTTTGCCTTCTTGCCGCGGCGGCGCTGCTTGCCGGCTGCGCCAGCCTGCCGGAGCGCACGGCGGTGCCGGAAAACGCCGTCGGCATTGCCTCCGTCAGCGGCTATGCGGCCGACGACAAGATCCGCTACTGGGCCGACGACCGGCTGTCGGTTTCCGAGCGGGCCGAATGGCGCAAGCTCTATGTGGCGGCGGCGCAGAAGCGCAACCGGGCGATCGCCAACTATCTGGTGCTGTCCGGCGGCGGCGGCGACGGCGCCTTCGGGGCCGGGTTCCTCACCGGCTGGACGGAGGCCGGCACGCGGCCGGAATTCGACATCGTCACCGGCATCAGCATCGGCGCCCTCGTTGCGCCCTACGCCTTCATCGGCAGTTCCGAGGACCCTGAGCTGCAAGGCATGTTCGCCGGCTTCGACGGCTACGACTTCTATGCCAAGGAGAACATCCAGAAGGTCATCGTCGGCGAGGTGCAGTCGGACGACAATCCGCTGCGCCGGGACGTGGAAAAGCGGGTCACGGACGAACTGCTCGATGCGGTCGCGGCGGAATATGCCCGCGGACGCCTGCTCTTTGTCGGCACCACCAATCTCGATGCCCAGCGCACGGTGATGTGGAACCTCGGCGCGATCGCCGCCAGCAACCGTCCCGACCGGCGCGAGCTCTTCGTCGACGTGCTTTTGGCGGCCGCCTCCATCCCCGTCGTCCTGCCGGCCGTGCCGATCACGGTGAAGGCCGGAAACGCTTCCTATGTGGAGCTGCATGTGGATGCCGGCACCCAGACCGAGGCCTTCTTTGCGCCGCCCCAGGTCTCCATGCGCGACGTCGACCGGGCGCTCGGCCGGGAACGGCGGCACAATCTCTACATCATCCGCAACGACAAGCTGGCGCCGGAATATTCGGCCATCGAGAACGAACCCTTCGACATCGCACGGCGGTCGCTGTCGACGCTCCTGAAGGCCCATGCGGTCGCCGACCTCTACCGCATCTACACGATTGCGCAACGCGACGGGGTCGCCTACCGGATGGCGAGCATCCCGGCCGGCACAAAGACGGGCACGCTCGGCGAGTTCGATCCGAAACGGCTGAAGAAGCTGTTTGTCCTCGGCCGCGACCTCGCCCGCAAGGGCTACGCCTGGAAGCGCAAGCCGCCGGGGCTCCGGACGCATTGA
- a CDS encoding Hsp20 family protein, producing the protein MHHVDFSPLYRSTVGFDRLFSMLDSMTAGENGNASYPPYNIERTGENAYRISMAVAGFSDADLSIEAKENVLTVKGEKTEESDKGEVLYRGIASRAFERRFQLADYVQVNGAQLENGLLHIDLKRELPESMKPRKIAIGSGQVKELEAKTVDAA; encoded by the coding sequence ATGCATCACGTCGACTTTAGCCCGCTTTATCGTTCCACCGTCGGTTTCGATCGGCTGTTTTCCATGCTCGATTCCATGACCGCGGGCGAGAACGGCAACGCCAGCTACCCGCCCTACAACATCGAACGCACCGGCGAGAACGCCTATCGGATCTCGATGGCCGTCGCCGGCTTCTCCGACGCCGATCTGTCGATCGAGGCCAAGGAGAACGTGCTCACGGTGAAGGGCGAAAAGACCGAAGAGTCCGACAAGGGCGAAGTGCTCTATCGCGGCATTGCCTCGCGCGCCTTCGAACGCCGCTTCCAGCTCGCCGATTACGTCCAGGTGAACGGCGCCCAGCTCGAGAACGGCCTCTTGCACATCGACCTGAAGCGCGAGCTTCCCGAGTCGATGAAGCCGCGCAAGATCGCGATCGGCTCCGGTCAGGTGAAGGAACTGGAAGCCAAGACGGTCGACGCCGCCTAA
- a CDS encoding DMT family transporter, which translates to MEWKLRNAPAAGHPTLGILSITGAVFLLSLSDALVKLAGERMGLGQLVLIRSAFAAILIAGAVAATSSLRRMRPVRPGWVLLRSLCLTGMWLCYYAALPAMSFALAAACYYTAPMWMAVLSWLVLKEPLGLRRWSAVVIGLAGVLIAINPGLGTVSPVVVLPLAAAFLYALAGIITWSRCRGESPLAMAQALNLTLMAGGGLAILALALIDPGPGAGFVLAVWPPLGLEDWLLMAALGVLLAVITVSVALAYRLGPPDIIGVFDNTYLLFAAVWGALIFADIPSLREGLGMALIATGALLASRAPPGKDCGKEKAGALGGHRPRPNAGRG; encoded by the coding sequence ATGGAATGGAAACTGCGCAACGCGCCGGCGGCCGGCCACCCCACCCTCGGCATCCTCTCCATTACTGGGGCGGTGTTTCTGCTGTCGCTGTCGGATGCCCTGGTGAAGCTTGCCGGCGAGCGAATGGGCCTCGGCCAGCTCGTCCTCATCCGCTCCGCCTTTGCCGCGATCCTGATTGCGGGCGCCGTCGCGGCGACATCGAGCCTCCGCCGCATGCGGCCCGTCCGGCCGGGCTGGGTTTTGCTGCGCAGCCTCTGCCTCACAGGCATGTGGCTCTGCTACTACGCCGCCCTTCCCGCCATGTCCTTCGCGCTCGCCGCCGCCTGCTACTACACCGCGCCGATGTGGATGGCGGTGCTGTCGTGGCTCGTCCTGAAGGAACCGCTTGGGTTGCGGCGCTGGAGTGCGGTCGTCATCGGCCTTGCCGGCGTCCTCATCGCCATCAATCCAGGTCTTGGGACCGTCTCGCCGGTCGTCGTCCTGCCGCTTGCCGCCGCCTTCCTCTATGCCCTTGCCGGCATCATCACCTGGAGCCGCTGCCGCGGGGAATCGCCGCTGGCGATGGCGCAAGCCCTCAATCTGACCCTGATGGCCGGCGGCGGCCTCGCGATCCTTGCCCTAGCGCTCATCGACCCGGGACCCGGGGCCGGCTTCGTGCTGGCCGTCTGGCCGCCGCTCGGCCTTGAGGACTGGCTCCTCATGGCCGCCCTCGGCGTCCTCCTTGCGGTCATCACGGTCTCGGTCGCCCTTGCCTACCGGCTCGGCCCGCCGGACATCATCGGCGTCTTCGACAACACTTATCTGCTGTTCGCCGCAGTCTGGGGAGCGCTCATTTTCGCCGATATCCCGAGCCTCCGGGAGGGGCTGGGCATGGCGCTGATCGCCACCGGCGCCCTTTTGGCAAGCCGGGCGCCACCGGGAAAGGACTGCGGAAAAGAAAAAGCCGGTGCCTTGGGCGGGCACCGGCCGAGACCAAACGCCGGCAGGGGCTGA
- a CDS encoding threonine aldolase family protein: protein MFFASDNWAGASEKVAEALAAAGAGPAPAYGNDEVTTAAAARFSEIFERDVAVYFVATGTAANALALASATPAGGIVFCHSEAHIAVDECCAPEFFSGGGKLNPIAGPAGLLTPEGFAEALAKVPDGDVHHGRVAAVSLSQATEAGTVYDTADVARIADLAHGRGMTVHMDGARFANALVATGQTPAEMTWKAGVDVMSFGATKNGCWCAEAVVFFDPTRGSDFPYLRKRAGHLFSKSRFVAAQFLAYFDDDHWLENARHANAMAARIAAGIDAAPAARLAWRPQSNEVFGIFTDEALSQLSAAGIDVHQWPSHAAPGSDGPNAGEKLVRLVTSFRTTEDEVSRFVSEVSLIAA from the coding sequence ATGTTTTTCGCCAGCGACAACTGGGCCGGCGCGTCGGAAAAGGTCGCCGAGGCGCTTGCCGCGGCAGGCGCCGGACCGGCCCCGGCCTATGGCAATGACGAGGTGACGACGGCCGCCGCCGCGCGATTCTCGGAGATCTTCGAGCGCGACGTCGCGGTCTATTTCGTCGCCACCGGCACGGCCGCCAACGCGCTGGCGCTCGCCTCCGCAACGCCGGCCGGCGGCATCGTCTTCTGCCACTCCGAGGCCCATATCGCGGTCGACGAATGCTGCGCCCCGGAGTTCTTTTCCGGCGGCGGCAAGCTCAATCCCATCGCCGGTCCTGCCGGTCTCCTGACGCCGGAGGGCTTTGCCGAGGCGCTCGCAAAGGTGCCGGACGGCGATGTCCACCACGGCCGCGTCGCCGCCGTCAGCCTCAGCCAGGCCACGGAAGCCGGCACGGTCTACGACACCGCCGACGTCGCCCGGATCGCCGACCTTGCCCATGGCCGCGGCATGACCGTCCACATGGACGGCGCGCGCTTTGCCAATGCGCTCGTCGCAACGGGGCAGACACCCGCCGAGATGACCTGGAAGGCCGGCGTCGATGTGATGTCCTTCGGCGCGACCAAGAACGGCTGCTGGTGCGCGGAGGCCGTCGTCTTCTTCGATCCCACACGCGGCAGCGATTTTCCCTACCTGCGCAAGCGCGCCGGGCACCTCTTTTCCAAGAGCCGGTTCGTCGCTGCCCAGTTCCTTGCCTATTTCGACGACGACCACTGGCTGGAGAACGCCCGCCACGCCAACGCCATGGCGGCGCGGATTGCGGCGGGCATCGATGCGGCCCCCGCGGCGCGGCTTGCCTGGCGGCCGCAGTCGAACGAGGTCTTTGGCATCTTCACCGACGAGGCCCTCAGCCAACTGTCTGCCGCCGGCATCGACGTCCACCAGTGGCCGTCCCATGCCGCGCCCGGGTCGGACGGTCCCAATGCGGGCGAAAAGCTCGTCCGGCTGGTGACGAGTTTCCGCACAACCGAAGACGAGGTGTCGCGTTTCGTCTCGGAGGTGTCTTTAATAGCTGCGTAG
- a CDS encoding BufA1 family periplasmic bufferin-type metallophore — translation MTASPKTFSAAILAGAVATAISAAAVVQPASAAEQVKCYGVSLAGENDCAAGAGTSCAGTSKVDYQGNAWKLVPKGTCETTELPEGRKGSLEPLKRDVPA, via the coding sequence ATGACCGCATCCCCCAAGACCTTCTCCGCCGCCATCCTTGCCGGCGCTGTTGCCACGGCCATCTCGGCCGCCGCCGTCGTCCAGCCGGCGTCCGCCGCCGAGCAGGTGAAGTGCTACGGCGTCTCGCTGGCCGGCGAGAACGACTGCGCCGCCGGGGCCGGCACCTCCTGCGCCGGCACCTCCAAGGTCGACTACCAGGGCAACGCCTGGAAGCTGGTGCCGAAGGGCACCTGCGAGACCACCGAACTGCCCGAGGGCCGCAAGGGCAGCCTTGAGCCGCTCAAGCGCGACGTGCCGGCATAA